GATCCCCGTGATCCTGGGCGCCACCGAGGGCCAGGATCGCGCCGCCCGTCGCCGCACGGTCAAGACCGCCTCGCTCACCGTGCTCTGCACCCTGCTGGCCGTGACCTGGATCGGACACGCGGTGCTGAACTTTTTCGGGATCGGCATCCCGGCGTTCCGGGTGGGCGGCGGCATCCTGATCCTGATGATGTCGATCTCGATGCTCTACGCCCGGCCGAACAAGTTCAAGCACGGGCCGGATGAGGCCCGCTACGCCCACGACAGCGACTCGGTGGGCGTGGTGCCGATCGGCATCCCGCTGCTGTCCGGCCCCGGCTCGATCGCACTGGTGATCGTGGAGACCCAGCGCATTCCGGGCCTCGGGCACCAGGTGCTGATGAGCCTGGCCGTGCTGCTGGTCGGGGTGACTGTCTGGGTGGTGCTCAGTCTGTCCGACCCCATCGGGCGGCGGCTCGGCCGCACCGGGATCAACATCGCCACCCGCCTGATGGGCCTGTTGCTGGCCGCCATCGCGGTGGAGTTCATCGCCGCCGGTGCGCTGGAGCTGTTTCCGGGACTCGGCTGAGCCGGGCGGCGGCCTCCCCGGGCTTGACATCCTCGGCCCGGACAGGCATCTTTCAGGCAATCAACCGGGCTTGGCCCCTCTGTGAGAAACACTTCGAAACATCGCCTGAAACAAAGGAATTCCGCCTATGAAACGTGACCGGATAAAGGATATCCTGGCCGGCGGTCCGCTGGGGC
This DNA window, taken from bacterium, encodes the following:
- a CDS encoding NAAT family transporter — its product is MQLWNDYFRLFIGILAIVNPIGAIPVILGATEGQDRAARRRTVKTASLTVLCTLLAVTWIGHAVLNFFGIGIPAFRVGGGILILMMSISMLYARPNKFKHGPDEARYAHDSDSVGVVPIGIPLLSGPGSIALVIVETQRIPGLGHQVLMSLAVLLVGVTVWVVLSLSDPIGRRLGRTGINIATRLMGLLLAAIAVEFIAAGALELFPGLG